One genomic segment of Alosa sapidissima isolate fAloSap1 chromosome 13, fAloSap1.pri, whole genome shotgun sequence includes these proteins:
- the zmiz2 gene encoding zinc finger MIZ domain-containing protein 2 isoform X1, whose product MNPINSMKPALPPTPHSDGSYPYDPVPWQQGASQPGSLSVVTTVWGVTSPSPSQVFGAPMGPGGNSAGSHMMPGSSPGMNSPQFLAQQGYPEPNKAYLQSGMYGRPSGAYPAGPGYGGSYPSSGGGSMGMPPHGARPPTDFTQAAAAAAVAAAAATATATATATVAAIQEKQNQEMSYGPMGGASSYNTQFLSHSGPRGPPGMGPGGMGPGGMVGARGPPSMGPMYGPPQGQRMPQHPGYAGQPGPPRHQQGLKRPYNSDGFPGQQCGPGMGPGGGPYPGQPMQYHGAGPQRSAPSPSYPSHRMGMQPGGMSQYPTGPSNPGQYYKLSPQADQFNGQGATHSSLASAVAGGGGPYNTFTQAAVNGPGRTMPGYPSSPLPGNPTPPMTPGSSMPPYMSPGQDVKSPFLPDVKPNIASMQPPTGNPSDDLRLTFPVRDGVVLEPFRLEHNLAVSNHVFQLRDSVYKTLIMSCHDGCGCISGPDLELQFKCYHHEDRQMNTNWPASVQVSVNATPLTIERGDNKTSHKPLYLKQVCQPGRNTIQITVTACCCSHLFVLQLVHRPSVRSVLQGLMKKRLLPAEHCVTKIKRNFSSGTIPGTPGLNGEDGVEQTGIKVSLKCPITFRRIQLPARGHDCRHIQCFDLESYLQLNCERGTWRCPVCNKTALLEGLEVDQYMLGILIYIQNSDYEEITIDPVCGWKPVPVKPDLHIKEDPDGPALKRCRTLSPSHMILPSVMEMIAALGPASSPYQSLPQGGSSHTPEYPSQGGSGYSNQQPGFSDFPNAPGTPTMGEFGSGPPSISYQSDLPSGLLTPDKPVGHPMSGQVRPHQPHPETHSARYPETRHQPLSHRGPEMAHGGRMDSGHGNLQQQQQQQQQQQAMHGNGNLSGPGGQMHSRGPSQNSRMHPDNAFGLGGPGDVPEPALDLLPELTNPDELLSYLGPPDLPNNSNDDLLSLFESN is encoded by the exons ATGAACCCCATCAACTCCATGAAACCTGCCTTGCCTCCCACGCCACATAG TGACGGCTCCTACCCATATGATCCTGTCCCCTGGCAGCAAGGTGCCAGTCAGccaggctctctctctgtggtaaCCACAGTGTGGGGAGTGACCAGTCCTTCACCCAGCcag GTGTTTGGCGCTCCCATGGGTCCGGGCGGCAACTCCGCTGGCAGCCACATGATGCCCGGCAGCAGCCCTGGCATGAACTCGCCGCAGTTCCTGGCGCAGCAGGGCTACCCCGAGCCCAACAAGGCCTATCTGCAGTCGGGCATGTACGGACGCCCCAGCGGGGCCTACCCAGCAGGCCCGGGCTACGGCGGCAG CTACCCCAGTAGCGGCGGGGGATCCATGGGCATGCCCCCCCATGGCGCCCGCCCCCCCACAGACTTCACCCAGGCCGCCGCTGCCGCGGCTGttgctgccgccgccgccacagccaccgccaccgccacagCAACGGTTGCCGCCATTCAAGAGAAACAGAACCAGGAAATGAGCTATGGCCCG ATGGGTGGTGCTTCCTCCTACAACACCCAGTTCCTGTCCCACTCGGGCCCTCGGGGCCCCCCAGGGATGGGGCCGGGGGGGATGGGCCCGGGCGGGATGGTTGGAGCGCGCGGACCCCCCTCCATGGGCCCCATGTACGGACCCCCACAGGGCCAGAGGATGCCGCAGCATCCTGGCTACGCCGGACAGCCGGGACCACCACGACACCAGCAGGGCCTCAAGCGCCCGTATAActctgat ggttTCCCTGGGCAGCAGTGTGGGCCTGGCATGGGTCCCGGAGGCGGGCCGTATCCGGGCCAGCCGATGCAGTACCACGGAGCGGGCCCCCAGCGCTCGGCGCCCTCCCCCTCCTACCCCTCCCACAGGATGGGCATGCAGCCGGGGGGCATGAGCCAGTACCCCACCGGACCCAGCAACCCCGGCCAGTACTACAAG CTCTCCCCACAGGCGGACCAGTTTAACGGGCAGGGTGCCACTCACAGCAGCCTGGCATCTGCAGTCGCTGGAGGAGGGGGACCGTACAACACTTTCACACAGGCTGCCGTCAACGGG CCTGGGCGGACGATGCCAGGCTACCCCAGCTCTCCGTTGCCTGGCAACCCCACTCCTCCCATGACGCCGGGCAGCTCGATGCCCCCCTACATGTCGCCGGGGCAGGACGTCAAGTCACCCTTCCTCCCCGATGTCAAGCCCAACATCGCCTCAATGCAGCCCCCTACAG GTAACCCTAGCGATGACCTTCGCCTGACCTTCCCTGTGCGGGACGGTGTGGTGCTAGAGCCCTTCCGCCTGGAGCACAACCTAGCCGTTAGCAACCACGTCTTCCAGCTGCGAGACTCCGTCTACAAGACTCTTATTatgag CTGTCATGATGGGTGCGGGTGCATTAGCGG GCCTGACCTGGAGTTGCAGTTTAAGTGCTACCACCATGAGGACCGGCAGATGAACACCAACTGGCCGGCGTCGGTGCAGGTGAGCGTGAACGCCACGCCTCTGACCATTGAGCGCGGGGACAACAAGACCTCCCATAAGCCCCTTTACCTGAAGCAGGTGTGCCAGCCGGGACGCAACACCATCCAGATCACCGTCACCGCCTGCTGCTGT tcTCATCTGTTTGTGCTGCAGCTGGTCCACAGGCCCTCTGTTCGCTCCGTGCTCCAGGGCCTCATGAAGAAAAGGCTGCTTCCTGCCGAGCACTGCGTCACCAAGa TCAAGCGTAACTTCAGCAGTGGCACCATCCCTGGGACGCCGGGCCTGAACGGGGAGGATGGCGTGGAACAGACGGGCATCAAAGTGTCGCTCAAGTGTCCAATCACCTTCCGCCGAATCCAGCTGCCCGCCCGTGGACACGACTGTAGACACAtacag tgctTTGACCTGGAGTCTTACCTACAGCTGAACTGTGAGCGAGGCACATGGCGCTGCCCTGTGTGCAA TAAAACGGCTCTTCTAGAAGGACTGGAGGTTGACCAGTACATGCTGGGTATTCTCATCTACATCCAGAA TTCTGACTATGAGGAAATCACCATTGACCCGGTGTGCGGCTGGAAGCCGGTGCCGGTGAAACCGGATCTGCACATTAAAGAGGATCCGGACGGGCCTGCTCTTAAGCGCTGCCGCACCCTTAGCCCCAGTCACATGATCCTGCCCAGCGTCATGGAGATGATCGCAGCGCTGGGCCCAGCCTCCTCGCCATACCAGTCGCTGCCACAGGGGGGCAGCAGCCACACACCAGAGTACCCCAGCCAAG GCGGGTCAGGCTACTCTAACCAGCAGCCCGGTTTCTCGGACTTTCCTAATGCCCCTGGGACCCCCACCATGGGTGAGTTCGGCTCAGGCCCCCCGTCCATCTCCTATCAGTCGGACCTCCCCAGTGGACTTCTCACGCCGGACAAGCCCGTGGGACACCCCATGTCTGGACAGGTGAGGCCCCACCAGCCCCATCCAGAGACCCACTCCGCACGCTACCCGGAGACCAGACACCAGCCTCTTTCGCACAGAGGGCCCgag ATGGCCCATGGAGGCCGCATGGACTCTGGCCACGGTaacctgcagcagcagcagcagcaacaacagcaacagcaggccATGCACGGCAACGGCAATCTCAGCGGCCCCGGAGGACAGATGCACTCACGCGGCCCTTCCCAGAATTCCCGGATGCACCCGGACAACGCGTTTGGACTGGGCGGCCCAGGCGATGTTCCAGAGCCAGCGCTTGAT TTGCTGCCAGAGCTGACCAACCCAGATGAACTGCTGTCCTATCTGGGCCCGCCCGACCTCCCCAACAACAGCAACGACGACCTGCTCTCCCTCTTTGAGAGCAACTGA